A portion of the Streptomyces platensis genome contains these proteins:
- a CDS encoding 3-oxoacyl-ACP reductase family protein: MTATVLTETTAAAHGPRPLVGKAALVTGGSRGIGRAIALRLAADGAAVALTFRSGQDQADQVVKEIERAGGQGWAVRADSADAEEIRASVAGAVDRFGRLDILVNNAGIGVLGPFEGISLDDVDRVLWTNVRAPFLAAQAAAAHLTEGGRIISIGSCMAERVAFPGGTLYATSKAALTGLTKTLAKELGPRGITANLVHPGPIDTDMNPADGESAAMQAGLTALGVYGRGSDVAATVAHLAGDGGRYITGASIAVDGGFAA; encoded by the coding sequence ATGACGGCGACGGTGCTGACGGAGACGACGGCGGCGGCGCACGGCCCCCGGCCGCTCGTCGGCAAGGCGGCCCTGGTGACCGGCGGCAGCCGGGGGATCGGCCGGGCGATCGCGCTGCGGCTGGCCGCCGACGGAGCCGCGGTGGCTCTGACCTTCCGGAGCGGCCAGGACCAGGCCGACCAGGTGGTCAAGGAGATCGAGCGGGCCGGCGGGCAGGGCTGGGCGGTGCGGGCCGACAGCGCTGACGCGGAGGAGATCCGGGCCTCGGTGGCCGGTGCCGTCGACCGGTTCGGGCGGCTGGACATCCTGGTGAACAACGCGGGCATCGGCGTGCTCGGACCGTTCGAGGGCATCTCCCTCGACGATGTCGACCGGGTGCTGTGGACCAATGTCCGGGCGCCGTTCCTGGCGGCGCAGGCCGCGGCGGCGCATCTGACCGAGGGCGGGCGGATCATCTCCATCGGCAGCTGTATGGCCGAGCGGGTCGCCTTCCCCGGCGGCACCCTCTACGCCACCAGCAAGGCCGCGCTCACCGGCCTGACCAAGACCCTGGCCAAGGAGCTGGGGCCGCGCGGCATCACCGCCAACCTCGTGCACCCGGGCCCGATCGACACCGATATGAACCCCGCCGACGGCGAGAGCGCGGCGATGCAGGCCGGGCTCACCGCGCTGGGGGTCTACGGCCGGGGCTCGGATGTCGCGGCGACCGTGGCCCATCTGGCGGGCGACGGAGGACGGTACATCACGGGCGCCTCGATCGCGGTGGACGGCGGCTTCGCGGCCTGA
- a CDS encoding amidohydrolase family protein yields MRIDAHHHLWDLSRREQPWMDGPWADPIRRSYGLSDLVPHLTGHGVDGTLLVQSSSSYEETAELLTLAAGEGPVTGVVGWADLRAPALAEVLAALPAGLVGIRHQVQDEPDPDWLTRPDVLRGLAVLADAGLVYDLLVTPRELPAAHTAVRALPQLAFVLDHAAKPPVVTGEWQPWADAVTALAALPNVSCKLSGLVTEADWDAWRPQQILPYARHVLDAFGPGRMMFGSDWPVCTLAAGYEDVVALAEAATGQLSAAERSDVFGGTAGRVYGVRVPSEPEPEPEPEPPGR; encoded by the coding sequence ATGCGTATCGACGCCCATCACCACCTGTGGGACCTCAGCCGGCGCGAACAGCCCTGGATGGACGGACCCTGGGCCGACCCGATCCGCCGCAGCTACGGCCTGTCCGACCTCGTCCCGCATCTGACCGGGCACGGCGTCGACGGCACCCTCCTCGTCCAGTCGTCGTCCTCGTACGAGGAGACCGCCGAACTGCTCACCCTGGCTGCGGGGGAGGGCCCGGTCACTGGCGTCGTCGGCTGGGCCGACCTGCGCGCCCCGGCGCTCGCCGAGGTCCTCGCGGCGCTGCCCGCCGGTCTGGTCGGCATCCGGCACCAGGTGCAGGACGAGCCGGACCCCGACTGGCTCACCCGCCCGGACGTGCTGCGCGGCCTGGCCGTCCTGGCCGACGCCGGGCTGGTCTACGACCTGCTGGTCACCCCGCGCGAACTGCCCGCCGCACACACCGCGGTACGTGCCCTGCCCCAGCTGGCCTTCGTACTGGACCATGCCGCCAAACCGCCGGTCGTCACGGGGGAGTGGCAGCCGTGGGCGGACGCCGTCACCGCCCTCGCGGCGCTGCCCAACGTCAGCTGCAAACTGTCCGGGCTGGTCACCGAGGCCGACTGGGACGCCTGGCGGCCGCAGCAGATCCTGCCCTACGCCCGGCACGTCCTGGACGCCTTCGGCCCCGGCCGGATGATGTTCGGCTCCGACTGGCCGGTGTGCACCCTGGCCGCCGGCTACGAGGACGTGGTGGCGCTCGCCGAGGCGGCCACCGGGCAGCTCTCGGCGGCGGAACGGTCGGACGTCTTCGGGGGGACGGCCGGGCGGGTCTACGGGGTGAGGGTGCCGTCGGAACCTGAGCCGGAGCCGGAGCCGGAGCCGCCCGGCCGCTGA
- a CDS encoding aldo/keto reductase, with translation MRCPPYGPRELGHTGVTVPPLGLGCAPLGNLYRAVPEAQAGEVVRAALATGAGYFDTAPHYGVGLSEERLGRALRDQDRTTYTLSTKVGRRLRPLAPGERAAGEGFVDTPARARVWDLSRDGIRATLDASLTRLGVDTVDIVYLHDVEDRLREVYETGFPALAELRAQGMVRAIGFGMNHSEVLARLVADLDVDVVLCAGRWTLLERTALDDLLPVCARRGTSVVVGGVYNSGLLADPSPGAPYNYAPAPGPVLDRARQLASVCAEFDVPLKAAALRFPFGHRAVAAAVVGAATPDEMAENARLFTHHLPDALWHTLVARGLLDPDLPLPLND, from the coding sequence ATGCGCTGTCCGCCGTACGGGCCAAGGGAGTTGGGGCACACCGGCGTCACCGTGCCGCCGCTGGGGCTGGGCTGTGCGCCGCTCGGCAACCTCTACCGCGCCGTCCCGGAGGCACAGGCCGGCGAGGTCGTCCGCGCCGCCCTCGCCACCGGCGCCGGCTACTTCGACACCGCCCCCCACTACGGCGTGGGCCTGTCCGAGGAGCGCCTCGGCCGGGCACTGCGCGACCAGGACCGCACCACCTACACCCTCTCCACCAAGGTCGGCCGCCGACTGCGCCCGCTCGCCCCGGGGGAGCGGGCCGCGGGCGAGGGCTTCGTGGACACCCCCGCGCGGGCCCGTGTATGGGACCTCTCCCGCGACGGCATCCGGGCCACGCTCGACGCGTCCCTGACCCGGCTCGGGGTGGACACCGTCGACATCGTCTATCTGCACGATGTCGAGGACCGGCTGCGCGAGGTGTACGAGACGGGCTTCCCCGCCCTTGCCGAGCTGCGCGCACAAGGGATGGTCCGGGCCATCGGGTTCGGCATGAACCACAGCGAGGTGCTGGCCCGCCTGGTCGCCGACCTCGATGTCGATGTGGTGCTGTGCGCCGGCCGCTGGACCCTGCTGGAGCGCACCGCCCTCGATGACCTGCTGCCGGTCTGCGCACGCCGCGGCACCTCGGTGGTCGTCGGCGGCGTCTACAACTCCGGTCTGCTGGCGGACCCGTCACCCGGCGCGCCCTACAACTACGCACCGGCGCCCGGCCCGGTGCTCGACCGGGCGCGTCAACTTGCGTCCGTGTGCGCGGAGTTCGATGTTCCGCTCAAAGCGGCGGCGCTCCGCTTCCCGTTCGGGCACCGTGCCGTCGCCGCGGCCGTGGTCGGAGCCGCCACACCGGACGAAATGGCCGAGAACGCACGGCTGTTCACCCATCATCTCCCCGACGCGCTGTGGCATACGCTCGTCGCCCGCGGCCTGCTCGACCCCGATCTGCCGCTGCCCCTGAACGACTGA
- a CDS encoding ABC transporter permease, translating into MTETATPPAADVVDRPPPRRRPWTEPARWRDFSLVPVIFVLGVIGFIVSPAFLTQDNLIGVIQQSTELGLLVLGEALILITGRMDLSLESTIGLAPVLGLWLVMPAHGTRFAGLELFPAWTAIPLCLAVGAAVGAANGFLMLTLRVNGFIATLGMLTMLRGLHVGISEGRSIGDVPESFAYLGKADWLGVPAAVWICLALFALGGAALGYLRHGRALYAIGGNPEAARAAGIRVDRLTWIVLALGGVLAAFAGILYTGHYGAVSASQGNGWIFQVFAAAVIGGIGLKGGRGTLFGALTGVLTLQLVINVMTLGGVPPLWTQFLNGTIIIVALVISRFTSGEKQD; encoded by the coding sequence ATGACCGAGACCGCAACGCCGCCGGCCGCCGACGTGGTGGACCGGCCGCCGCCGCGCCGCCGGCCCTGGACCGAGCCGGCCCGCTGGCGGGACTTCTCCCTGGTGCCGGTGATCTTCGTGCTGGGCGTCATCGGCTTCATCGTGTCGCCCGCGTTCCTCACCCAGGACAACCTCATCGGCGTCATCCAGCAGTCCACGGAACTGGGCCTGCTGGTGCTCGGCGAGGCGCTGATCCTCATCACCGGGCGGATGGATCTCTCGCTGGAGTCGACCATCGGCCTGGCGCCGGTGCTCGGCCTGTGGCTGGTGATGCCCGCCCACGGCACCCGCTTCGCCGGGCTGGAGCTCTTCCCCGCCTGGACGGCGATCCCGCTCTGTCTTGCCGTGGGTGCGGCGGTCGGCGCCGCCAACGGCTTCCTCATGCTCACCCTGCGGGTCAACGGCTTCATCGCCACCCTCGGGATGCTCACCATGCTCCGCGGTCTGCACGTGGGGATCTCCGAGGGCCGGTCCATCGGCGACGTTCCGGAGTCCTTCGCCTATCTGGGCAAGGCCGACTGGCTGGGCGTCCCGGCCGCCGTCTGGATCTGCCTCGCCCTCTTCGCGCTGGGCGGCGCGGCCCTGGGCTACCTCCGGCACGGGCGGGCGCTGTACGCCATCGGCGGCAATCCGGAGGCGGCCCGCGCGGCCGGCATACGGGTGGACCGCCTCACCTGGATCGTGCTGGCCCTCGGCGGGGTGCTCGCCGCCTTCGCCGGGATTCTCTACACCGGCCACTACGGCGCGGTCTCCGCGAGCCAGGGCAACGGCTGGATCTTCCAGGTCTTCGCCGCCGCGGTGATCGGCGGGATCGGCCTCAAGGGCGGCCGGGGCACCCTCTTCGGCGCGCTCACCGGCGTCCTGACGCTCCAGCTGGTGATCAATGTGATGACGCTGGGCGGGGTGCCGCCGCTGTGGACCCAGTTCCTCAACGGCACGATCATCATCGTCGCGCTGGTCATCTCCCGCTTCACCAGCGGCGAGAAGCAGGACTGA
- a CDS encoding sugar ABC transporter ATP-binding protein, with the protein METHDRAAAVHAEGIVKRYGPTVALDGARLTVRPGEAHALVGRNGAGKSTLVSVLTGMARPDAGRVTFGGAPAPGWGDTAAWQRKVACVHQKSMTVPELTVAENLYLGRYQGTRTIRWRALHTRARELLAEYGVEVDTAARIRDLGVEQRQFVEIARALSGGARLIILDEPTARLDAAGIDRLFAKLRGLRAQGVALLFISHHLQEVHELCDTVTVFRDARQVLTAPVPGLAKEALVAAMTGEETAAVRKPRTGARPTGEPVLRTEALAVDGHFAPLDLTVRAGEVVGLAGATAGGGTAIGETLVGLRTPDAGRIAVRGRPVRTGSVPHALDAGIGYVPEDRHREGLIPGRSVAENATLTVTGRLGPMGTVLPSRTRAFARRMIAALDIRTTGPGQPVSGLSGGNQQKVVIARALAREPAVLVAIRPTNGVDVKSKDALLGVVREVADGGSGAVIVSDELDDLRVCDRVLAVFHGRVTAEFPAGWRDHELVAAMEGVAAGGPGPGDPPGAGGGRDAPTGPPHTEGTEGTAP; encoded by the coding sequence GTGGAGACCCACGACCGGGCGGCGGCGGTGCACGCCGAGGGGATCGTCAAACGCTACGGGCCCACCGTCGCCCTGGACGGCGCCCGCTTGACCGTACGGCCCGGCGAGGCGCACGCCCTCGTCGGCCGCAACGGCGCCGGGAAATCCACCCTGGTGTCCGTGCTGACCGGCATGGCACGCCCGGACGCCGGCCGGGTCACCTTCGGCGGCGCACCGGCGCCCGGCTGGGGCGACACCGCCGCCTGGCAGCGCAAGGTCGCCTGTGTCCACCAGAAGTCGATGACGGTGCCGGAGCTCACCGTCGCGGAGAACCTCTACCTGGGCCGCTACCAGGGCACGCGGACCATCCGCTGGCGGGCGCTGCACACCCGCGCCCGTGAGCTGCTCGCCGAATACGGCGTCGAGGTCGACACCGCCGCCCGGATCCGGGACCTCGGCGTCGAGCAGCGGCAGTTCGTGGAGATCGCCCGCGCGCTGTCCGGCGGCGCCCGGCTGATCATCCTCGACGAGCCCACCGCCCGGCTCGACGCGGCCGGCATCGACCGGCTCTTCGCCAAACTGCGCGGGCTGCGCGCCCAGGGCGTGGCCCTTCTGTTCATCTCGCACCACCTCCAGGAGGTCCACGAGCTCTGTGACACCGTCACCGTCTTCCGCGACGCCCGGCAGGTGCTGACCGCGCCCGTCCCCGGGCTGGCCAAGGAGGCACTGGTGGCGGCCATGACGGGGGAGGAGACGGCCGCCGTACGGAAGCCCCGGACGGGCGCGCGTCCGACGGGCGAGCCGGTGCTGCGGACCGAAGCCCTGGCCGTCGACGGGCATTTCGCGCCGCTCGACCTGACCGTACGGGCCGGGGAAGTGGTGGGGCTCGCGGGCGCCACGGCCGGCGGGGGCACCGCGATCGGCGAGACCCTGGTGGGGCTGCGGACGCCGGACGCGGGGCGGATCGCGGTGCGCGGCCGCCCGGTCCGGACGGGCAGCGTCCCGCACGCCCTCGACGCGGGCATCGGCTATGTCCCCGAGGACCGGCACCGCGAGGGGCTGATCCCGGGCCGCAGCGTCGCCGAGAACGCCACCCTCACCGTCACCGGCCGGCTGGGGCCGATGGGCACCGTACTGCCCTCCCGGACCCGGGCGTTCGCCCGGCGGATGATCGCGGCACTCGACATCAGGACGACCGGGCCCGGCCAGCCGGTGTCCGGGCTCTCCGGCGGCAACCAGCAGAAGGTGGTGATCGCCCGCGCCCTGGCCCGTGAGCCCGCGGTGCTGGTCGCCATCCGGCCCACCAACGGCGTCGACGTCAAGTCCAAGGACGCGCTGCTGGGGGTCGTACGGGAGGTCGCGGACGGCGGCAGCGGCGCCGTGATCGTCTCCGACGAGCTGGACGATCTACGAGTCTGCGACCGGGTACTGGCCGTCTTCCACGGCCGGGTGACCGCCGAATTCCCGGCCGGCTGGCGCGACCACGAACTGGTCGCCGCGATGGAGGGGGTGGCCGCCGGCGGCCCCGGTCCGGGTGATCCGCCCGGGGCGGGCGGCGGCCGGGACGCCCCAACGGGCCCACCGCACACGGAAGGAACGGAAGGGACCGCGCCATGA
- a CDS encoding sugar ABC transporter substrate-binding protein, with product MRLRTTGAAACAAVLAIAALAGCNRGSDTAGGRIGIDLPRTDTDFWNSYQQYLEKDLDHGGPAALPLSNSQNDIAKVVSNVQALTDQGAKAIVMAPQDTGAITAELQRLAEKKIPVVSVDTRPDEGKVYMVVRADNRAYGEKSCDYLGRQLGGKGRVAELQGDLSSINGRDRSEAFAACMKKKFPKITVHELATDWKGEVASGKLQSLLAQHPDLDGIYMQAGGAFLRPTLALLEQKKRLEPAGSDGHITIISNDGIPDELDAIRAGTIDATLSQPADLYAKYALYYARAGLAGKTFRPGPTDHGSTIVKIRNGLEDQLPAPLVTKDTVDDKKLWANQPEKKK from the coding sequence ATGAGATTGCGTACGACCGGCGCGGCGGCCTGTGCCGCGGTGCTCGCCATCGCCGCACTCGCCGGCTGCAACCGCGGCAGCGACACCGCGGGCGGCAGGATCGGCATCGATCTGCCCCGTACGGACACCGACTTCTGGAACTCCTACCAGCAGTACCTGGAAAAGGACCTGGACCACGGCGGCCCGGCCGCGCTGCCGCTGTCCAACTCGCAGAACGACATCGCCAAGGTCGTCTCCAATGTGCAGGCACTGACCGACCAGGGCGCCAAAGCGATCGTGATGGCACCGCAGGACACCGGCGCCATCACCGCCGAGCTGCAACGGCTGGCGGAGAAGAAGATCCCGGTGGTGAGCGTGGACACCCGCCCCGACGAGGGCAAGGTCTACATGGTCGTACGCGCCGACAACCGCGCCTACGGCGAGAAGTCCTGCGACTACCTCGGCAGGCAGCTCGGCGGCAAGGGCCGGGTCGCCGAACTCCAGGGCGACCTCAGCTCGATCAACGGGCGGGACCGTTCCGAGGCGTTCGCCGCCTGTATGAAGAAGAAGTTCCCGAAGATCACCGTGCATGAGCTGGCCACGGACTGGAAGGGCGAGGTCGCCTCCGGCAAGCTCCAGAGCCTGCTCGCCCAGCACCCGGACCTCGACGGCATCTATATGCAGGCCGGCGGCGCCTTCCTCCGGCCCACGCTCGCCCTCCTGGAGCAGAAGAAGCGGCTCGAACCGGCCGGCTCCGACGGGCACATCACCATCATCTCCAACGACGGCATCCCGGACGAACTGGACGCGATCCGGGCCGGCACGATCGACGCCACCCTCTCCCAGCCCGCCGACCTCTACGCCAAGTACGCGCTCTACTACGCCAGGGCCGGACTGGCCGGCAAGACCTTCCGGCCGGGGCCGACCGATCACGGCTCCACCATCGTGAAGATCAGGAACGGTCTGGAGGACCAGCTGCCGGCGCCCCTGGTCACCAAGGACACCGTCGATGACAAGAAGCTGTGGGCCAATCAGCCGGAGAAGAAGAAGTAG
- a CDS encoding SDR family oxidoreductase, with translation MSDRPRTGHHPADFEGMAALVTGGGSGIGAATAALLLARGARVAVLDRDPAGAPAGAIPVTADVTSDAAVRAAVAEAVGELGALHTLVGNAGTGAIGTVVDNDDAEWGRVLDVNVLGLVRTARAALPALRRTAAGAPGRVSITHTCSIAATAGLPQRALYAASKGAVLSLTLAMAADHLREGIRVNCVNPGTADTPWVGRLLDHADDPAAERVALNARQPMGRMVTAAEVAAAIASLASPSASGITGTALAVDGGMQGVRLRGGT, from the coding sequence ATGAGCGACCGACCGCGGACCGGCCACCACCCGGCCGACTTCGAGGGGATGGCCGCCCTCGTCACCGGCGGCGGCTCCGGCATCGGGGCGGCCACCGCCGCGCTGCTACTGGCGCGCGGCGCGCGGGTCGCCGTCCTGGACCGGGACCCGGCCGGTGCGCCCGCCGGGGCGATCCCGGTCACGGCCGATGTGACCTCCGACGCCGCCGTACGGGCCGCCGTCGCCGAGGCGGTGGGGGAGCTGGGCGCCCTGCACACCCTCGTCGGCAACGCCGGGACCGGCGCCATCGGCACCGTCGTGGACAACGACGACGCGGAGTGGGGCCGGGTCCTGGACGTCAATGTGCTGGGCCTGGTCCGCACCGCCCGCGCCGCGCTGCCGGCCCTGCGCCGCACCGCGGCCGGCGCCCCGGGCCGGGTCTCCATCACCCACACCTGCTCCATCGCCGCCACCGCGGGCCTGCCGCAGCGCGCGCTGTACGCCGCGAGCAAGGGCGCGGTGCTCTCCCTGACCCTCGCGATGGCCGCCGACCACCTCCGCGAGGGCATCCGCGTCAACTGCGTCAACCCGGGCACCGCCGACACCCCGTGGGTCGGCCGCCTGCTGGACCACGCCGACGACCCGGCCGCCGAACGCGTCGCCCTCAACGCCCGCCAGCCGATGGGCCGGATGGTCACCGCAGCGGAAGTGGCCGCCGCCATCGCCTCGTTGGCGTCCCCGTCCGCCTCCGGCATCACGGGAACGGCACTGGCGGTGGACGGGGGGATGCAGGGGGTGCGATTGCGGGGTGGTACGTGA